The following are from one region of the Paenibacillus sp. KS-LC4 genome:
- the fliS gene encoding flagellar export chaperone FliS → MLNSPYQAYQQSSVQTATPGQLIIMLFEGAVRFTRAGIDGLEKKDYEATNKNLKKAQAIVHELMASLDAGYEISKELSRIYEYLLHLLIEANMKKNVKAANEALGYLQEFRDTWKQAMKAAISESPTGAS, encoded by the coding sequence TTGTTAAACTCGCCGTATCAAGCTTATCAGCAGTCCTCTGTTCAGACAGCGACACCTGGCCAGTTAATCATTATGCTTTTTGAAGGGGCTGTCCGATTTACACGGGCAGGAATAGACGGCCTGGAGAAAAAGGATTATGAAGCAACAAACAAAAATCTAAAAAAAGCCCAAGCCATTGTGCATGAGCTTATGGCGTCTTTGGATGCGGGTTATGAAATTTCTAAAGAGCTTTCACGTATTTACGAGTATTTGCTGCATTTGTTGATTGAAGCTAATATGAAAAAGAATGTAAAAGCAGCAAATGAGGCTCTTGGCTATTTACAGGAATTCAGAGATACTTGGAAGCAGGCGATGAAAGCGGCTATTTCCGAATCACCAACTGGTGCATCGTAA
- the fliD gene encoding flagellar filament capping protein FliD, whose product MANRITGLASGMDVDSMVKEMMKARRASYDNMIKKRTKLEWQQEDYRTLSSKIVDFRNNKLSSFNLSSAISAKTSQVSGDANTLTINSTSSTASGALNVKVDEVATAGYNLYSFSAADKGKSLEDLGFSLSGAGASTVDVTINNKTIKINKDATLSDLSTAINASSSTLKATALYDVTSGKFSITSTQTGENQLSITDTVFSSRLSALESNAGSDAKVTINGISYNQAGNRFDLNGFDFTVKAKSASAIPTTITAVQDTSKIIDTIKSFVTEYNSLIGSINSELSEAVNRTYKPLTSDEKKEMTEDEIKQWEEKARSGTLRNDSILSGMLSNFRIAATPLIAGIVDSSGNKLSIGITTGSYSEKGKLVLDESKLRAALETEPDKVISLFTAKGTDTSPNSSTSGVFAKMSATSMTAIKSLSSKAGTSLVSSDASAAFLESSLMSTQIRAMKDQESRMLSRLNAIENQYFKQFSAMEKAISSFNTQSSALSSFSS is encoded by the coding sequence ATGGCTAATCGAATTACAGGCTTGGCTTCAGGCATGGATGTCGACAGCATGGTGAAGGAGATGATGAAGGCTCGACGCGCCAGCTACGACAACATGATTAAAAAACGGACGAAGCTGGAATGGCAGCAGGAGGATTACCGGACATTAAGCAGTAAAATCGTTGATTTCCGCAACAATAAATTATCAAGCTTTAACTTGTCCTCGGCAATTAGCGCAAAAACCTCGCAGGTTAGCGGAGATGCTAACACTTTGACGATCAATTCCACTAGCTCTACGGCAAGTGGGGCTTTGAACGTAAAGGTAGACGAGGTAGCGACGGCCGGTTACAATCTTTACTCTTTTTCGGCTGCTGATAAGGGGAAATCATTGGAGGATTTAGGTTTTTCTTTGTCCGGGGCAGGAGCAAGCACTGTGGATGTTACAATCAACAATAAAACGATTAAAATAAATAAAGATGCAACACTAAGCGATTTATCAACAGCTATTAATGCAAGCTCAAGTACATTGAAAGCAACAGCGCTTTATGATGTAACTTCAGGTAAATTTTCTATTACATCTACACAAACTGGGGAAAATCAACTTTCTATTACAGATACTGTATTTTCTAGTCGATTATCTGCTTTGGAGAGTAATGCGGGCTCAGATGCGAAAGTGACCATAAACGGAATTAGTTATAATCAGGCGGGCAATCGATTCGATCTTAACGGGTTCGATTTTACGGTCAAAGCTAAATCTGCATCAGCTATCCCTACAACCATTACGGCGGTACAGGATACATCCAAAATTATTGATACGATTAAATCGTTTGTAACGGAGTATAACAGCTTGATTGGATCCATTAATTCAGAGCTTTCAGAGGCGGTTAATCGTACTTATAAGCCGTTAACATCCGACGAGAAGAAGGAAATGACTGAGGATGAAATAAAACAATGGGAAGAAAAGGCTCGCAGTGGAACTTTGCGCAATGATAGCATTTTGAGTGGAATGCTTTCAAACTTCCGTATTGCCGCCACCCCGTTAATAGCGGGAATTGTTGATAGCAGTGGAAACAAATTATCTATCGGGATAACCACTGGCAGCTACTCGGAGAAGGGGAAGCTGGTACTAGATGAAAGCAAGCTGAGAGCAGCGCTGGAAACGGAACCGGATAAGGTCATTTCCCTTTTCACCGCTAAAGGTACTGATACTTCACCAAATAGTTCCACATCTGGCGTGTTCGCCAAAATGAGCGCAACCTCGATGACGGCTATAAAAAGCTTATCATCTAAAGCAGGTACGTCTCTGGTTAGCTCGGACGCAAGTGCAGCTTTTCTTGAGAGCTCGCTAATGAGTACGCAAATTCGGGCCATGAAGGATCAGGAAAGCCGTATGCTTTCGAGGCTGAACGCAATTGAAAATCAGTATTTTAAGCAGTTCAGTGCAATGGAAAAGGCAATCAGCAGCTTTAATACACAGTCTTCCGCATTATCGAGCTTTTCTAGCTAA
- a CDS encoding flagellar protein FlaG, giving the protein MNISSVNTTTGYASDKAAGAASIKPITGAVGALSGPGTTIDGFAEVASIQGDARQLAKNVDRVIESISGPDTMVDRSVHEETNHIVYKIRNKDTGEVIREIPEEKLLDMAAKLMELNGLVNGILIDEKV; this is encoded by the coding sequence ATGAATATTTCATCTGTAAATACCACAACCGGCTATGCATCCGATAAAGCGGCGGGTGCCGCTTCTATAAAACCGATTACTGGAGCTGTAGGAGCTCTATCTGGCCCAGGAACGACGATTGATGGCTTTGCAGAGGTTGCTTCCATTCAAGGAGATGCCAGGCAGCTCGCCAAAAATGTAGATCGTGTCATTGAATCTATTAGCGGTCCAGATACGATGGTCGATCGCTCGGTACACGAGGAAACGAACCATATCGTTTATAAAATACGGAACAAGGATACCGGGGAAGTCATTCGGGAAATTCCGGAAGAAAAGCTGCTGGATATGGCCGCCAAGCTAATGGAGCTTAATGGACTTGTAAATGGCATTTTAATTGACGAAAAAGTTTAG
- a CDS encoding flagellin, with the protein MRINHNITALNTHRNMTLNNAAAGKNMEKLSSGLRINRAADDAAGLAVSEKMRGQIRGLEQAQKNVQDGVSFVQTAEGAMNEVSAMLTRMKELNVQKLNGTYSSGDKANIDVELNELGSQISSIMTDTKFNGINITSGATIQSDDASQTISIGSITTSDFSSLSSSSSLSTVENAIKSVSTERAKLGAVQNRLEYTSNNLGTTVENLTASESRIRDTDMASEMVKLTKNNILLQASQSMLAQANSQPQGVLSLLQ; encoded by the coding sequence ATGCGTATTAATCACAACATCACAGCTTTGAACACTCACCGCAACATGACTTTGAACAATGCTGCTGCAGGTAAAAACATGGAGAAGCTGTCTTCCGGTCTCCGTATCAACCGTGCGGCGGACGATGCTGCTGGTTTGGCAGTATCCGAAAAAATGCGTGGTCAAATCCGTGGTCTTGAGCAAGCTCAAAAGAACGTTCAAGACGGCGTATCCTTCGTACAAACAGCTGAGGGCGCAATGAACGAAGTTTCTGCAATGTTGACTCGTATGAAAGAGCTGAATGTTCAAAAACTGAACGGTACTTACAGCTCCGGCGACAAAGCCAACATTGATGTTGAGTTGAACGAGCTTGGTTCCCAAATCTCGAGCATCATGACGGACACTAAATTTAACGGCATTAATATCACTAGCGGCGCTACTATCCAATCCGATGATGCATCGCAAACAATCTCCATCGGCAGCATTACAACTTCTGACTTCAGCTCCCTGAGCTCCTCGAGCAGCTTGTCGACAGTTGAAAATGCAATCAAATCGGTATCGACTGAGCGCGCTAAGCTTGGTGCGGTTCAAAACCGTCTGGAATACACTTCCAACAACTTGGGTACAACTGTTGAAAACCTGACTGCTTCCGAATCCCGTATTCGTGACACAGACATGGCTAGTGAAATGGTTAAGCTTACGAAGAACAACATTCTTCTTCAAGCTTCCCAATCGATGCTTGCTCAAGCAAACTCGCAACCACAAGGCGTTCTGTCCTTGCTGCAATAA
- the csrA gene encoding carbon storage regulator CsrA, which produces MLVLSRKKGESILIGEHIELTVLEVVGDTVKLGIKAPKEVGLLRKELYVSVEEMNMTAGDSAITASELKDQFKNLKKK; this is translated from the coding sequence ATGCTTGTGCTATCAAGAAAAAAAGGAGAGTCTATTCTCATCGGCGAGCATATTGAGCTCACTGTTTTGGAGGTAGTAGGGGATACGGTGAAGCTGGGCATTAAAGCGCCCAAAGAAGTCGGGCTGCTGAGGAAAGAGCTCTATGTATCGGTTGAAGAAATGAATATGACCGCAGGGGATTCAGCCATTACGGCGAGTGAGCTGAAGGATCAATTTAAAAATCTCAAAAAAAAATGA
- the fliW gene encoding flagellar assembly protein FliW, giving the protein MNMIMETTRFGALEYGSEQIISFVTGIPGFKQYVTFMIVTIEDSPFQYLQSLENGELAFIIVSPFEFYPDYEFDLSEQVKDELKITEEEGLEIYNIVRVPEELSSATINLLAPIIINGPKQLAVQYILSNSPYSTQHQLFSKNAVTGGE; this is encoded by the coding sequence ATGAACATGATTATGGAGACAACACGATTCGGAGCGCTTGAATACGGTTCAGAGCAGATTATTTCTTTTGTCACAGGTATACCGGGCTTCAAGCAATATGTGACATTTATGATCGTTACAATAGAGGATAGTCCTTTCCAGTACCTACAGTCGCTTGAAAATGGGGAATTGGCTTTTATCATTGTATCGCCGTTTGAATTTTACCCCGATTATGAATTTGATTTGTCTGAACAAGTGAAGGACGAATTAAAAATCACCGAGGAGGAGGGGCTGGAAATCTATAATATTGTGAGGGTTCCTGAGGAGCTGTCTTCAGCAACAATTAATTTGCTAGCTCCTATCATTATTAATGGACCAAAGCAGCTTGCTGTACAGTACATTTTATCCAATAGCCCTTATTCCACTCAGCATCAGCTGTTTAGCAAAAATGCTGTGACAGGAGGGGAATAG
- the flgL gene encoding flagellar hook-associated protein FlgL produces the protein MALRITQGMMHAQLTRNISKNLNKMSDIQNQSSTGMKLHKASDDPVGITYSLRYRTELSSNDQYEKNTDQALSWLDYTDSVINQAGDVLQRVKELATQAANGTNPQEALDAIKSEIEELKSQLVDIANSKFNGKYIFNGENFTTVPFDTSAAGFDPKAIETDSESVKYALGANVTIGISLTGNAVFGDADPAGTGTNVFSVLDRLMTAMTPPTTDYDAISNEIPNIETSMDRMLNARAAVGAKVNRVELMQNRIADFKLSLTDMQSKVEDADLEQVLIDSTTAQNIYEASLSVGAKVISKSLVDFLG, from the coding sequence ATGGCTCTTCGTATTACGCAAGGTATGATGCATGCCCAGCTCACAAGAAATATAAGCAAAAATTTAAATAAAATGTCCGATATTCAGAATCAGTCCTCCACAGGCATGAAGCTGCATAAAGCATCTGATGATCCTGTCGGCATTACCTATTCCCTTCGCTATCGTACGGAACTGAGTTCCAATGATCAGTATGAGAAAAATACAGATCAAGCTTTGTCCTGGCTAGACTATACGGATAGCGTTATTAATCAGGCTGGCGATGTTTTGCAGCGTGTTAAAGAGCTTGCGACTCAAGCAGCTAACGGTACCAACCCTCAAGAGGCGCTTGATGCTATTAAAAGCGAAATTGAAGAACTAAAAAGCCAATTGGTGGACATTGCGAACAGCAAGTTTAACGGCAAATATATTTTTAACGGAGAAAATTTCACAACTGTTCCATTTGATACGTCAGCAGCCGGTTTTGATCCTAAAGCTATTGAAACCGATTCAGAAAGCGTGAAATATGCTTTAGGAGCGAATGTCACAATTGGAATTAGCTTGACTGGCAACGCAGTATTTGGCGACGCGGACCCGGCGGGTACCGGGACTAATGTATTCTCCGTGCTGGATCGGTTAATGACAGCTATGACGCCTCCAACGACAGACTATGATGCGATATCTAATGAAATTCCTAATATCGAAACAAGCATGGACCGTATGTTGAACGCTCGCGCGGCGGTAGGCGCTAAAGTCAACCGGGTGGAGCTGATGCAAAACCGTATTGCTGACTTTAAGCTAAGCCTCACAGACATGCAATCCAAAGTTGAGGATGCCGATTTGGAGCAGGTGCTGATTGACTCGACAACCGCTCAAAATATTTATGAGGCTTCATTATCTGTTGGCGCTAAGGTAATTAGCAAATCATTGGTGGATTTTTTAGGCTAA
- the flgK gene encoding flagellar hook-associated protein FlgK: MTSTFHSLETSKRSLITQQVALTTLSHNIANANTEGYTRQKVTMVATRPMEAYGMTKSTAPGQIGTGVEYTSITRIRDAFLDAQYRDQSDIAGTTSVQMDTLSKLEGFVNEPSETGIRTVLSDFWNAWSDLSKDPENVTAREILVERTQALTDTFNGLSKQLSDLDADINMTIETSAEQINSMIGSIASLNDQIKKIESLGDNANDLRDQRDLLTDKLSKMVNVTVTDTEDGYTINMGGANLVTGGETTPVNAISLEQSYDNGTLTGGEVHGMFTSLDIAAEFTGQLDTLANTIVNGQFQVTIPKGSVLPGTTVPTTADQLMTVNGINGLHQLGYTLGNPATSGQPLFTVKTGFTSITAASIEINSNIAADSNLIASSMRTTTDGAGVSTVVSGNNSLALLMSQMTEVKFSFDETATGGGIKEATLGDFYSALVGALGVKSQSAARENTNAEAQLAQVDGSRMSISGVSLDEEMSDMIKYQYAYSAAARFMTTFDEMLNKLINNTGVVGR, encoded by the coding sequence ATGACCTCAACTTTTCATTCATTAGAAACATCGAAGCGAAGCTTGATCACGCAGCAGGTTGCTTTGACTACGCTCAGCCATAACATTGCAAACGCCAACACAGAAGGCTACACACGGCAGAAAGTTACAATGGTGGCCACTCGTCCAATGGAAGCGTATGGCATGACGAAATCCACAGCACCCGGTCAAATCGGAACAGGTGTCGAGTATACATCTATTACACGTATCCGCGATGCCTTTCTGGATGCGCAGTACCGCGATCAGTCGGATATTGCTGGGACTACCTCTGTACAAATGGATACACTAAGCAAGCTGGAGGGCTTCGTTAACGAGCCATCGGAAACTGGTATTCGTACCGTGTTATCGGACTTTTGGAACGCATGGTCTGATCTGAGTAAAGATCCGGAGAACGTAACCGCTCGCGAAATTTTGGTAGAGCGTACACAGGCTCTTACGGATACCTTTAATGGTCTTAGCAAACAGCTTTCCGATTTGGATGCGGACATTAATATGACGATTGAAACGTCTGCCGAGCAAATTAACTCGATGATTGGCTCAATTGCTTCATTAAATGATCAAATTAAGAAAATTGAATCGCTTGGCGATAACGCTAATGATCTTCGCGATCAGCGCGATCTTCTGACGGATAAATTATCCAAAATGGTGAATGTAACCGTTACAGATACGGAAGACGGCTATACGATTAATATGGGCGGCGCGAATCTGGTAACTGGCGGAGAAACTACTCCGGTAAATGCAATTTCACTTGAGCAGTCATACGATAACGGGACGTTGACAGGTGGAGAAGTCCACGGAATGTTTACCTCCTTAGATATTGCAGCCGAGTTTACTGGCCAGTTGGATACGCTTGCGAATACGATTGTAAACGGACAGTTTCAGGTCACGATTCCAAAGGGCTCTGTTCTGCCTGGTACAACAGTACCAACAACGGCAGATCAATTGATGACCGTCAATGGTATTAATGGTCTGCACCAGCTAGGCTATACGCTGGGTAATCCGGCTACATCCGGGCAACCGTTGTTTACGGTGAAGACGGGCTTTACCTCGATTACGGCGGCGAGCATTGAAATCAATTCCAACATTGCTGCGGACTCCAACCTGATTGCTTCATCTATGCGGACAACAACGGATGGTGCTGGTGTCTCTACCGTTGTAAGTGGGAATAATAGCTTGGCGCTTCTAATGTCGCAAATGACAGAAGTCAAGTTTTCATTTGATGAGACGGCAACAGGCGGCGGGATAAAGGAAGCGACTCTAGGCGACTTTTATAGTGCTTTGGTTGGTGCGCTTGGAGTTAAGAGTCAATCTGCTGCACGGGAAAATACAAACGCGGAAGCTCAGCTGGCTCAGGTAGACGGTAGCCGGATGTCCATTAGCGGCGTTTCGCTGGATGAGGAAATGTCCGATATGATTAAATATCAATATGCTTACAGCGCGGCGGCACGCTTCATGACGACATTCGATGAGATGCTGAATAAGCTCATTAATAATACGGGTGTAGTGGGACGTTAA
- a CDS encoding flagellar protein FlgN, whose protein sequence is MSLELIADTLQQQLKLYRTLLEIEQSKKDMIIQNDVLQLNVHTQKQKLLVAKAEELERMRTQLTSRYFKDIGFRIRSGILAELIRSVTDPVIKSQLMEMHGQLNTVLAQLKEASTLNQQLIKQSLSFLDFSISLMMDDPNEDLVYQHPMNQYPGSKRNGLFDSKA, encoded by the coding sequence ATGTCTCTTGAGTTAATCGCAGATACTCTGCAGCAGCAGTTAAAGCTCTATAGAACCCTGTTGGAAATTGAACAGAGTAAGAAGGACATGATTATTCAGAATGATGTTCTGCAATTAAATGTGCACACTCAGAAGCAGAAGCTGCTTGTTGCGAAGGCAGAAGAGCTTGAGCGTATGCGAACCCAGCTGACCTCCCGCTATTTTAAAGATATCGGTTTTAGAATCCGCAGCGGTATTTTAGCTGAGCTGATTCGCTCCGTCACTGATCCTGTCATTAAATCACAGCTGATGGAGATGCACGGTCAGCTCAATACGGTATTGGCTCAGCTTAAGGAAGCAAGTACTTTAAATCAGCAATTAATTAAGCAATCGTTGTCCTTTCTGGATTTCTCAATCAGCCTGATGATGGATGACCCGAATGAGGATCTTGTCTATCAGCACCCGATGAATCAATATCCAGGCAGTAAGCGCAATGGATTATTTGATAGTAAAGCATAA
- the flgM gene encoding flagellar biosynthesis anti-sigma factor FlgM, with product MKINEPGRINSINQYQKKNEMAVNNANKKQKKDEVQISAAAKEMLSTSQTNSPERAKQIESLKQSIASGTYHVESGKLAEKLLPYFGNNPSE from the coding sequence TTGAAGATAAATGAACCTGGTCGTATAAACTCGATTAATCAGTACCAGAAGAAGAATGAAATGGCAGTGAATAATGCCAATAAGAAGCAGAAGAAGGATGAGGTGCAAATCTCAGCCGCCGCGAAGGAGATGCTCTCTACGAGTCAGACGAATAGCCCCGAACGCGCCAAGCAAATTGAGAGCTTGAAGCAATCCATAGCATCTGGAACGTATCATGTTGAATCAGGCAAGCTGGCTGAGAAGCTGCTTCCGTACTTCGGCAACAATCCAAGCGAATGA
- a CDS encoding flagellar protein → MNLDNCPRCGKLFSKNFRDVCPACIREIDKEYELCSDYLRKNKGTNINDLSNETGVSVRQITKFVREGRISIMNAPNMSYPCEVCGTLIRDNNMCDSCRSRLISDTGKMRSEDARRAEELEAQKANQNIYKGLDRYKDR, encoded by the coding sequence ATGAATTTAGATAATTGCCCACGCTGCGGCAAGCTGTTCTCCAAAAACTTTCGTGACGTCTGTCCGGCTTGCATTAGAGAAATAGATAAAGAGTATGAGCTTTGCTCCGATTACTTGCGTAAAAACAAAGGCACAAATATAAATGATTTATCCAATGAAACAGGAGTCTCCGTCCGCCAGATTACGAAGTTTGTTCGAGAAGGCAGAATTTCGATTATGAATGCGCCAAATATGTCCTATCCGTGTGAGGTTTGCGGTACGCTCATAAGGGATAATAATATGTGTGACAGCTGTAGATCGCGTTTAATTAGCGATACAGGGAAGATGCGCAGCGAGGATGCCAGAAGGGCTGAGGAGCTGGAAGCACAGAAGGCTAACCAGAACATTTACAAAGGCTTGGACCGCTATAAGGATCGTTAG
- a CDS encoding helicase-related protein translates to MKANVYVIYKGKQFGWLAFATIAIEADRLFWSDLAEKTPYEEQRNPVLLGERLPLDLACQAAELFNSGRHPEGEHGSAAEMLRSLAVVIQRAAGEGRYAHKSSWLSRISAYVSQWSSKGKNAAGQATLESPAGLIAAKALQGQGGWMLAADSRERGGTARGVERAPVQALAAAAQQAAAALQGRALLRGEAHALLEGTAPAAAGPAVDKDAALQLASLLGLIQLRSAVSMGASREAGWPHRGLRCLRCGSGEEQLHKAPCAACGREACAYCTACLSMGRSRECELLILGGAGTASSSAFKLSPPKQRLARWGLSPAQAAAAESALHFIERPAPSRSAYETSRVALNRTSDVNQTSFLLWAVTGAGKTEMTFPLVESILLRGGKALIATPRRDVVLELNPRIRRAFPKCSVVTLYGGSEQRWEQGDITLATTHQLLRFNQAFDLVILDELDAYPYHNDPQLHYAAEKSCSPTGKRVLLSATPPTELQRLARRGRLAHARVPVRFHRHPLPVPRLLRTPKVEQMLAKLRLPSQLQEAMLFSLKRGAQLFVFVQRISQVERMVQLLQKALKHLEVAGTSSQDKERADKVQRFRAGKIRILVTTTILERGVTIPRSDVFILDADGQLFDEASLVQMAGRAGRSSEDPQGNVIFCAKERTRSQMMAVHHIKKMNRIARAKGYIR, encoded by the coding sequence ATGAAGGCTAACGTTTACGTGATTTACAAGGGGAAGCAGTTCGGATGGCTTGCCTTCGCGACTATTGCTATTGAGGCGGACAGACTATTCTGGAGTGATTTGGCAGAGAAAACGCCATACGAAGAGCAGCGGAATCCAGTGCTTTTGGGTGAAAGGCTGCCGCTTGATTTAGCCTGCCAGGCCGCAGAGCTGTTTAATTCCGGCAGGCATCCTGAGGGAGAACACGGGAGCGCAGCCGAGATGCTCAGAAGCTTGGCCGTTGTCATTCAGCGTGCGGCAGGGGAGGGCAGATATGCTCATAAGAGCAGCTGGTTAAGCCGAATCTCGGCGTATGTAAGCCAGTGGAGCAGCAAGGGGAAGAACGCTGCGGGGCAAGCAACGCTGGAAAGTCCGGCAGGGTTGATTGCTGCCAAGGCGCTGCAAGGTCAGGGCGGTTGGATGCTCGCTGCGGATAGCCGCGAGCGCGGGGGGACGGCGCGCGGCGTGGAACGCGCGCCAGTGCAGGCGCTTGCCGCCGCTGCGCAGCAGGCCGCAGCGGCGCTGCAAGGCCGTGCGCTGCTGCGCGGCGAAGCGCACGCACTGCTTGAAGGGACAGCGCCTGCGGCAGCTGGCCCTGCCGTGGACAAGGACGCTGCGCTGCAGCTTGCGTCCTTGCTGGGCTTGATACAGCTGCGCAGCGCTGTATCAATGGGGGCCAGCCGCGAAGCAGGCTGGCCACATCGCGGGCTTCGCTGCCTGCGTTGCGGCAGCGGAGAAGAGCAGCTGCACAAGGCGCCCTGTGCAGCCTGTGGGCGAGAGGCATGCGCGTATTGCACCGCATGCCTCTCAATGGGACGCAGCCGCGAATGCGAGCTGCTTATATTAGGCGGAGCTGGCACCGCCAGCAGCTCCGCTTTCAAGCTTTCGCCCCCAAAGCAGCGACTCGCGCGCTGGGGGCTAAGCCCTGCCCAAGCAGCGGCGGCAGAGTCCGCGCTTCATTTTATAGAGCGTCCTGCTCCAAGCCGCTCAGCCTATGAAACGTCTCGTGTTGCTCTAAACCGCACCTCGGACGTCAATCAAACCAGCTTCCTATTATGGGCGGTTACCGGCGCTGGCAAAACGGAAATGACCTTTCCGCTTGTGGAGTCGATACTACTTCGTGGGGGAAAAGCATTAATAGCTACACCCCGAAGGGATGTTGTGCTGGAGCTGAATCCACGCATTAGAAGGGCATTTCCCAAATGTAGTGTGGTTACGCTGTATGGCGGCAGCGAGCAACGGTGGGAGCAAGGAGATATTACGCTTGCGACGACGCATCAGCTGCTGAGATTTAACCAAGCATTTGACTTAGTCATTTTAGACGAGCTGGACGCTTACCCGTACCACAATGACCCTCAGCTTCATTATGCTGCGGAGAAAAGCTGTTCCCCAACAGGAAAAAGGGTGCTGCTGTCCGCGACGCCTCCAACCGAGCTACAGCGGCTGGCACGACGGGGAAGGCTTGCCCATGCGAGAGTGCCTGTACGTTTTCATCGCCACCCGCTCCCCGTTCCAAGGCTGCTCCGAACACCGAAAGTGGAGCAAATGCTGGCAAAGCTTCGGCTTCCGAGTCAGCTTCAAGAAGCGATGCTGTTTTCCTTGAAACGAGGAGCCCAGCTATTTGTCTTTGTACAGCGCATTTCGCAGGTTGAACGTATGGTACAGCTTTTGCAGAAGGCGCTTAAGCACCTCGAAGTAGCAGGTACCTCTTCACAAGATAAGGAGAGGGCGGACAAGGTTCAACGTTTTAGAGCAGGGAAAATTCGCATTCTGGTGACGACTACCATTTTGGAGCGCGGGGTAACCATTCCAAGAAGCGATGTTTTTATTTTGGATGCAGACGGACAGCTGTTTGATGAGGCCTCGCTTGTGCAGATGGCGGGGAGAGCCGGAAGATCCAGCGAGGATCCGCAGGGCAATGTTATTTTTTGCGCCAAAGAACGTACTCGCTCCCAGATGATGGCTGTCCATCATATTAAAAAGATGAATCGTATCGCACGAGCAAAAGGCTATATCAGGTAG
- a CDS encoding response regulator transcription factor → MNQSAPNHKRKIKILLADDHQLFREGLKRILNMEEDLEVIGECGDGIQVLEFCNHTIPEIVLMDINMPIENGVVTTERLKTIFPDVKVIILSIHDDESYVFETLRKGATGYLLKDMEAEALINAIRSVVNGHAYIHPKVTGKLINQLRRMTYLDEMGVVSGAAAAKEPGVKFVAGDDNPLTRREAEVLRLMAEGKSNKLIGEFLFISEKTVKNHVSSILQKMEVDDRTQAVINSIKFGWVTL, encoded by the coding sequence ATGAACCAAAGCGCACCTAATCATAAACGTAAAATTAAAATTTTGCTTGCTGATGATCATCAGCTTTTTCGTGAAGGATTGAAACGTATCTTGAATATGGAGGAGGACCTGGAGGTCATTGGCGAATGCGGTGACGGTATTCAGGTACTCGAATTTTGCAATCATACGATTCCGGAAATTGTCCTGATGGACATCAATATGCCGATTGAAAACGGGGTCGTAACGACCGAACGGCTTAAGACGATTTTCCCAGATGTGAAGGTTATTATTTTGTCCATTCATGATGATGAGAGCTATGTATTCGAGACGCTTCGGAAGGGAGCGACAGGCTACCTGCTGAAGGATATGGAGGCGGAAGCTCTCATTAATGCTATTCGCTCTGTCGTTAACGGACATGCCTACATACATCCTAAAGTCACAGGAAAGCTGATCAACCAACTGCGTCGTATGACGTACTTAGATGAGATGGGTGTCGTATCTGGCGCGGCGGCTGCGAAGGAGCCAGGCGTGAAATTTGTCGCTGGCGACGACAATCCATTAACACGGCGTGAGGCTGAAGTATTGCGTCTGATGGCTGAGGGCAAAAGCAATAAGCTTATCGGCGAGTTTCTATTCATCAGCGAAAAAACAGTTAAAAACCACGTCAGCAGCATATTGCAAAAGATGGAAGTGGATGATCGTACGCAAGCCGTTATCAACTCCATTAAGTTTGGCTGGGTTACGCTGTAA